The following are encoded in a window of Ruficoccus amylovorans genomic DNA:
- a CDS encoding substrate-binding domain-containing protein, which produces MIGTRKELEADILRLLRKTSTVTTPLPTTRELGERFNLSHVTVARVMKRMVEEKLLWQSKGGRFYSPEAEALLARPQPVGCLIRGINAWASWYPHLMGGVSETCEASGRGMLIHPVNVLLKQERPDARPDYASPKEQQAALQTYMRVHASECAITILDDLWDDEVLARYAREMPSPRMLLRSCAVEGVESAYPDYEQGALLAVSHFLSRGYEKVIVARPFRGYGTVDQIVDAFEKTSSVLGGGDTVKVVELDGNPKNLSWLKAIARSHKRVGIFCPEDNFAVALHENIIAAGYRIPEDVGILAGLGSEMVSDRGFSSLSVNFEQLGRLAASAHPGQLHDRSHLRLELVIGSTT; this is translated from the coding sequence ATGATCGGAACAAGGAAAGAGCTCGAAGCGGATATCCTGCGGCTGTTGCGTAAAACGAGTACGGTTACCACGCCGTTGCCGACCACGCGCGAACTGGGGGAGCGTTTCAACCTTTCCCATGTTACGGTGGCCCGCGTGATGAAGCGGATGGTCGAGGAGAAGCTTTTATGGCAGAGCAAGGGAGGCCGCTTTTACAGTCCGGAGGCCGAGGCGCTGCTTGCGCGTCCGCAGCCCGTGGGTTGTCTTATCCGGGGCATTAACGCCTGGGCTTCCTGGTATCCGCACCTGATGGGGGGCGTGAGCGAGACCTGTGAGGCGAGCGGGCGGGGAATGCTCATTCATCCGGTTAATGTATTGCTCAAGCAGGAGCGTCCGGATGCGCGGCCTGACTATGCCAGCCCCAAGGAACAGCAGGCAGCCCTGCAGACTTATATGCGGGTGCATGCCAGCGAATGCGCGATTACGATTTTGGACGATTTATGGGACGATGAGGTCCTGGCGCGCTACGCACGTGAAATGCCGTCCCCGCGCATGCTGTTGCGATCCTGCGCGGTGGAAGGCGTGGAGTCGGCTTATCCAGACTACGAACAGGGGGCGTTGCTTGCCGTTTCTCATTTTCTTTCCCGCGGTTATGAAAAGGTCATCGTCGCCCGACCCTTCCGCGGTTATGGAACGGTGGACCAGATCGTGGACGCATTTGAGAAGACCTCCAGCGTTCTCGGTGGTGGGGATACGGTCAAGGTGGTCGAACTCGACGGTAATCCGAAGAACCTGAGCTGGCTCAAGGCAATCGCTCGCTCGCATAAGCGGGTAGGGATCTTCTGCCCGGAAGACAATTTCGCGGTTGCGCTGCATGAGAACATTATCGCAGCCGGTTACCGGATACCGGAGGATGTTGGTATCCTGGCAGGGCTTGGGAGCGAAATGGTCTCGGATCGCGGTTTCAGTTCGCTATCGGTTAATTTCGAGCAGTTGGGAAGGCTGGCCGCCTCGGCGCATCCCGGGCAGTTGCACGATCGCTCGCATCTCAGGCTCGAGCTGGTTATCGGTTCAACGACTTGA